A genome region from Colwellia sp. Arc7-D includes the following:
- a CDS encoding transporter substrate-binding domain-containing protein produces MKFLLSVLLIFSIFSVKVTALTLEVVSEHWPPFIIQNPENRNDISGSVTKKINDILAPSGIDYTIRTYPWARSYYLAMNKPNVLIYSIYKTKERTPYFEWFCPIHAKTPINIYKLKKNKADISALETLGDTVIGVLRSDNSHNYMLEHGFVEGRNLIVTSSEENNIKNLLNGRIDAVIQSKESLIYRLQDTGFSIDDLKVGFKLHPNDSTEHCMALSKSSSPEMISTVKKAFNSWRVNHNKNNN; encoded by the coding sequence TTGAAATTTTTACTTAGCGTATTGCTCATCTTTTCAATATTTAGCGTAAAAGTAACTGCACTAACTTTAGAAGTAGTTAGTGAACATTGGCCGCCATTTATAATACAAAACCCTGAAAATAGAAACGATATTTCAGGCAGCGTGACAAAAAAAATTAATGATATTTTAGCGCCTTCAGGCATTGATTACACCATTAGGACTTATCCGTGGGCGCGTAGTTATTATTTAGCGATGAATAAGCCCAATGTGCTCATTTATTCCATTTATAAAACTAAAGAACGAACGCCCTACTTTGAGTGGTTTTGTCCTATACACGCCAAAACACCCATTAACATATATAAACTAAAAAAGAACAAGGCTGATATCTCTGCGTTAGAAACTTTGGGTGACACAGTTATTGGTGTATTAAGAAGTGATAATAGCCATAATTACATGCTAGAGCATGGCTTTGTTGAAGGTCGAAACTTAATCGTTACTTCGAGTGAAGAAAACAATATAAAAAACTTACTTAATGGAAGAATAGATGCTGTTATTCAATCGAAAGAAAGTTTAATTTATCGCTTGCAAGATACAGGTTTTAGCATCGATGACTTAAAAGTAGGTTTTAAGTTACACCCAAACGACAGTACAGAACATTGTATGGCGCTGAGTAAAAGCTCGTCGCCAGAAATGATTTCCACCGTTAAAAAAGCTTTTAACTCTTGGCGAGTTAATCATAATAAAAATAACAACTAA
- a CDS encoding energy transducer TonB, with translation MKNSITFTFLPILLLCNSSQAIEISQHLSTTAAPIPKVRVEPKYPVNAAKNGREGWATFSFIIEKDGSVSNVITKETSGSDDITLAAKKAVMQWQYDPVLENGEPIQQCANSVMLNFRMHKQAGESGVTRRFRHLYSKTQAAITAKDYAQAKELLGRFNKIKKMHLSENNFLQLLSAQYANEIGDPALELSHLNKTAFPIEAGNNQQLISTLKQKLLLQIKLNHLKSAYYTFERLEKLAADEPYLADYKVLLERIDEFIRSDKNLVISADIRQDEYWHYALVRNEFTLTNITGKLTKMDIRCANKRHLYSIENNNTWKIPDTWQQCYVYVFGDNNATFNLVEHPFKA, from the coding sequence ATGAAAAATTCAATTACCTTTACGTTTTTACCTATACTATTACTTTGCAATAGTAGCCAAGCAATCGAAATATCTCAGCACTTAAGCACTACAGCAGCACCAATACCTAAAGTTAGAGTTGAACCCAAATATCCTGTCAATGCAGCAAAGAATGGCCGAGAGGGTTGGGCGACTTTTAGTTTTATTATTGAAAAAGACGGTAGCGTTTCTAATGTTATCACTAAAGAAACTTCCGGTAGTGACGACATTACCCTTGCAGCTAAAAAGGCCGTAATGCAATGGCAATACGATCCTGTATTAGAAAATGGTGAGCCAATACAACAGTGTGCAAATAGTGTAATGCTTAACTTTAGAATGCATAAACAAGCGGGAGAATCAGGGGTTACTAGGCGTTTTAGACACTTGTACAGTAAAACACAAGCGGCTATAACAGCCAAAGATTATGCTCAAGCCAAAGAGTTATTGGGGCGATTTAACAAAATAAAAAAAATGCACTTATCTGAAAATAACTTTTTACAGTTATTGAGTGCACAATACGCAAATGAAATTGGTGATCCTGCTCTCGAACTTTCGCACTTGAACAAAACAGCATTCCCTATTGAAGCAGGCAATAATCAGCAACTCATATCTACCCTTAAACAAAAATTACTGCTGCAAATAAAACTAAACCACTTAAAATCTGCATATTACACATTTGAACGTTTGGAAAAACTAGCCGCTGATGAACCTTATTTAGCTGATTATAAAGTACTGCTTGAGCGTATTGATGAGTTTATTCGTTCAGATAAAAATTTAGTGATCAGTGCTGATATTCGTCAAGATGAGTACTGGCATTATGCCTTAGTTCGAAATGAATTTACCTTGACAAACATTACCGGAAAACTCACTAAAATGGATATACGATGTGCAAATAAACGTCACCTTTATTCCATTGAAAACAATAACACTTGGAAAATCCCTGACACTTGGCAACAATGCTACGTCTATGTTTTTGGTGACAATAACGCTACGTTCAACCTTGTAGAACACCCGTTTAAGGCTTAG
- a CDS encoding DUF3718 domain-containing protein, translated as MKLLCNIFMLLIVIAISLFVPKSYSFNVAQNICEYIAVDDKGRLRKLLKSNRLKLRAVFKDVSCDNSNILIFAAKNNANEIGQLLIKKLPKAVIEVELENLATQSASLAEIAKARIN; from the coding sequence ATGAAGTTATTATGTAATATTTTTATGCTGTTAATCGTCATTGCTATTAGCCTGTTTGTTCCGAAAAGTTATAGTTTTAATGTTGCACAAAATATTTGTGAATATATTGCAGTTGATGACAAAGGGCGGTTAAGAAAACTGTTGAAGTCAAATCGATTAAAATTACGCGCAGTGTTTAAAGATGTGAGTTGTGACAATAGCAATATTCTAATCTTTGCCGCGAAAAATAATGCCAATGAAATAGGGCAACTGCTGATCAAAAAGTTACCGAAAGCTGTAATAGAAGTTGAGTTAGAAAATTTAGCTACTCAATCAGCATCTTTAGCTGAAATTGCAAAAGCACGAATTAACTAA
- a CDS encoding VOC family protein: MLIRFFLISIVLLSIVSSGVNAKGNDAKVMTSGLNHLGLTVKDLSASKDFFVNTLGWKVAGGYPEYPSVFVTDGQVFVTLWQTKNKHDVIEFDRKNNVGLHHLALTVTSEKILEELHQRFKLLPNIVIEFSPELNGKGPTVHMIIREPSGNRIEFAYSPKK, translated from the coding sequence ATGCTAATACGCTTTTTTTTAATATCCATCGTACTCCTCTCAATAGTATCCTCTGGCGTAAATGCTAAAGGTAATGACGCTAAAGTAATGACATCAGGTTTGAACCACTTGGGTTTAACGGTTAAGGACTTATCAGCCTCAAAAGATTTTTTTGTGAATACTTTAGGTTGGAAAGTTGCAGGTGGTTATCCAGAATACCCATCGGTATTTGTAACTGATGGGCAAGTTTTTGTCACCTTATGGCAGACCAAAAATAAACATGACGTTATAGAATTTGATAGAAAGAACAATGTCGGTTTACACCACCTTGCCTTAACGGTAACTAGCGAAAAAATACTTGAGGAGTTACATCAACGCTTTAAATTGTTACCCAATATCGTCATTGAGTTTTCACCTGAACTTAATGGTAAAGGTCCAACGGTTCATATGATAATTCGTGAACCTAGTGGTAATCGAATTGAGTTCGCTTACTCTCCCAAAAAATAA
- a CDS encoding DUF4136 domain-containing protein, giving the protein MLKNKLIMMLALVAIAGCTSTQQARVDFDRNSEITTSHYKTFAWLNETKVLAESIDANPVMKVRIDNAIEQAFIAKGYALVSDAEAADFTISYTMGSRDKVKVDTLPLMYRTNFLWGHRYYGGIGLSSDTRVRNYTEGKLAIDVYDVKSHQPVWHGWAIKRIKTSEQDNPSKAIKMVVEQVVAQF; this is encoded by the coding sequence ATGCTAAAAAATAAACTAATCATGATGTTAGCACTTGTAGCAATCGCTGGGTGTACATCAACTCAACAGGCTAGAGTTGACTTTGATCGCAATAGTGAAATAACGACATCACATTATAAAACATTCGCTTGGCTAAATGAGACAAAGGTTTTAGCTGAATCTATTGATGCTAACCCTGTTATGAAAGTTAGAATTGATAACGCGATTGAACAAGCTTTTATTGCTAAGGGTTATGCATTAGTCAGTGATGCTGAAGCTGCTGATTTTACTATTTCATACACCATGGGAAGCAGAGATAAAGTAAAAGTTGATACCTTACCTCTGATGTATAGAACCAATTTTTTATGGGGACATCGTTACTACGGTGGTATAGGTCTTAGTTCAGATACACGTGTGCGAAACTATACCGAAGGGAAATTGGCGATAGATGTGTATGACGTTAAAAGCCATCAGCCGGTATGGCATGGTTGGGCGATAAAACGCATTAAAACATCAGAGCAAGATAATCCGAGCAAAGCCATTAAAATGGTTGTTGAGCAGGTTGTTGCTCAGTTCTAA
- a CDS encoding acetolactate synthase 3 large subunit gives MTKELFSGAELVVKALSALKVKYLFGYPGGTVLDIYDALFRQDDVEHILVRHEQAATHMADGFARATGEVGVVLATSGPGATNCITGIATAYMDSIPMVVLSGQVPTGLIGDDAFQETDIVGCSRPIVKHSFNCRSVVDIPNTIAKAFYIASTGRPGPVVIELPKDILMPQFTAEFVFNADVSMRSYNPTIKGHHRQIKKAVQAIKKAKRLVVYSGGGIIIANAAELLTTLVEKLNAPVTNTLMGLGGVSGLHDNFIGMLGMHGSLEANKAMANADVILALGARFDDRVTNNVKKFCPDATIVHVDIDPTSISKTINAHIPVVGLVDIVIEQLLVELEEQQFSVNQEENQLWWQQIEQWRAVKSVSYDQSGDKIKPQRVIESMYKATQGEAYVCSDVGQHQMFAAQYYPFAKPRQWINSGGLGTMGFGLPAAMGVKLAFPESHVICITGDGSIQMNIQELSTCLQYNLPVVIISLNNRSLGMVRQWQDMVYGGRHSSSYMESLPDFVKLAESYGHVGMQINNLDELDEKIKEAFSIKNRLVFVDVLVDENEHVYPMQIRTGAIDEMWIKKGVKA, from the coding sequence ATGACAAAAGAGCTATTCTCAGGTGCTGAGCTGGTAGTAAAAGCCTTATCAGCATTGAAGGTAAAGTATCTATTCGGTTATCCAGGCGGCACCGTACTAGATATTTATGATGCGCTTTTTAGACAAGATGACGTAGAGCATATTCTTGTTCGTCATGAGCAAGCGGCAACTCATATGGCAGATGGTTTTGCCCGAGCAACAGGTGAAGTTGGTGTGGTATTGGCAACATCAGGGCCTGGTGCTACAAACTGTATTACAGGCATAGCCACAGCGTATATGGACTCTATTCCTATGGTGGTGTTATCTGGCCAAGTGCCTACCGGCCTAATTGGTGACGATGCGTTTCAGGAAACCGATATTGTCGGTTGTTCACGGCCAATCGTAAAGCATAGCTTTAATTGCCGAAGTGTTGTTGATATTCCAAATACCATAGCTAAAGCTTTTTATATCGCCAGTACTGGACGCCCAGGTCCTGTGGTTATTGAACTACCTAAAGATATTTTAATGCCGCAGTTTACTGCAGAGTTTGTATTTAATGCCGACGTTAGCATGCGTTCATACAACCCAACAATAAAAGGTCATCATCGCCAAATTAAAAAAGCAGTGCAGGCAATTAAAAAAGCAAAAAGGCTCGTTGTATACTCTGGTGGCGGCATAATCATCGCTAACGCTGCCGAGTTACTAACAACCTTGGTTGAAAAATTAAATGCACCAGTAACCAATACCTTAATGGGTTTAGGCGGCGTATCTGGTTTACATGACAATTTTATCGGAATGTTAGGTATGCACGGCAGTCTAGAAGCGAATAAAGCTATGGCTAATGCTGATGTTATTCTCGCTTTAGGTGCAAGATTTGATGACCGCGTAACGAACAATGTTAAGAAATTCTGTCCTGATGCCACTATTGTTCATGTTGATATTGACCCCACATCAATTTCAAAAACCATAAACGCACATATTCCGGTTGTTGGTTTAGTCGATATTGTTATTGAGCAGTTACTTGTTGAACTTGAAGAACAACAGTTTAGTGTTAACCAAGAAGAAAACCAATTATGGTGGCAACAAATTGAGCAATGGCGCGCAGTTAAAAGTGTAAGTTATGATCAATCTGGCGATAAAATAAAACCCCAACGTGTTATTGAGTCTATGTACAAAGCCACACAAGGCGAAGCTTATGTTTGCTCTGATGTTGGCCAGCATCAAATGTTTGCCGCGCAATACTATCCTTTTGCTAAGCCTCGCCAATGGATAAACTCTGGCGGCTTGGGCACTATGGGTTTTGGTTTACCTGCTGCAATGGGGGTGAAATTAGCTTTTCCTGAAAGCCATGTTATCTGTATTACTGGCGACGGCTCTATTCAAATGAATATACAAGAGCTATCTACTTGTCTGCAATATAACTTACCCGTGGTTATTATCTCACTAAACAATCGTTCTTTAGGCATGGTACGTCAATGGCAAGATATGGTTTATGGTGGCCGACACTCTTCTTCATACATGGAATCTTTACCTGATTTTGTTAAATTGGCAGAATCCTATGGCCATGTCGGCATGCAAATTAATAATCTTGATGAATTAGATGAAAAGATTAAGGAAGCTTTTTCCATTAAAAACCGATTAGTTTTTGTTGATGTATTAGTCGATGAAAACGAGCATGTATACCCGATGCAAATTCGTACCGGCGCCATTGATGAAATGTGGATTAAAAAAGGAGTAAAAGCATAA
- the ilvN gene encoding acetolactate synthase small subunit, with protein MRRILAVLLENEAGSLSRIVGLFSQRAFNIESLTVAPTEDDTLSRITIVTKGNDKILEQIVKQVNKLIDVIKITDLTERSHVERELLLIKVLAMNEKSRSEVMRITDIFRGSIIDIGKQVYTIQLTGNADKINAFICTLANETEIIESVRSGCVGIARGEKALRIKQ; from the coding sequence ATGCGAAGAATTTTAGCCGTATTACTAGAGAACGAGGCAGGCTCACTTTCTCGCATTGTTGGGTTATTTTCTCAAAGAGCATTTAATATTGAGAGCTTAACGGTTGCACCAACCGAAGACGATACTCTATCTCGCATTACTATTGTGACTAAAGGGAATGACAAGATACTTGAGCAAATAGTAAAGCAAGTTAATAAACTTATTGATGTTATTAAAATTACCGACTTAACAGAACGTAGCCACGTAGAGCGTGAATTACTGTTGATTAAAGTATTGGCGATGAACGAAAAGTCTCGCAGTGAAGTTATGCGTATAACGGATATTTTTAGGGGCTCCATTATTGATATTGGTAAACAAGTCTATACTATTCAATTAACGGGTAATGCCGATAAAATTAATGCCTTTATTTGCACGCTGGCGAATGAAACAGAAATTATAGAGTCAGTAAGGTCAGGCTGTGTGGGTATTGCTCGCGGTGAGAAGGCGCTTAGAATAAAGCAGTAA
- a CDS encoding DUF3466 family protein, producing the protein MNKFLKSIVALGITSALGLSAVNAATYQVIDKGDVSSLKYTYSQEENNNGEAAISGTDIYNFPVQFQYLDEDDYNFIVLLAENSHEGVHDLENIEDETALRAGNPTANDLSWVINFLQSRAGNSLYQQVGDIYAMTNFNGDTELFNVFDEKLVGTDIYTRSTKEYISGITNEGWVYGNASAPYLPVDFTNSNDEQLTYWLREFTTRGFFSSDGGASIIEIIPPSETDLPEEQRFGGESAILDISDSHFAVGYASTSIDQNAIDFFADETGGCADPDVLDDLPFKACVQQVVEEIYNTEAIKWTIDEQGIITSEILGQLVTPHVDDIREYVNYAQAINNQGVAVGYAHGWVDENETNPSASEARSLYAVVYKNGLVSDFTEDHGKYFDSRAYDINDAGIAVGHVATYVNGNLRTKFYHVDTNAESMEMILPTDFFTGSSSTARSINESGKIVGEGEVETHNDNTSTPRRTHAFIYDTISKTFTDLNDFLTCETDYTIIEARAINDDDEISATALIRVPRHDSKGVLMLDDKGEQLFEDVVRAVTLQPIAGEVENCSAVEEKVERRGAGFGLSSIFLLALVGLRRRFTFKLS; encoded by the coding sequence ATGAACAAATTTTTAAAATCAATTGTAGCATTAGGTATAACTAGTGCATTAGGATTATCCGCCGTTAATGCAGCAACATACCAAGTTATTGATAAAGGTGATGTTTCTTCATTAAAATATACTTATTCACAAGAAGAAAATAATAACGGTGAAGCTGCTATTTCAGGCACCGATATATATAATTTTCCTGTACAGTTTCAATATCTTGACGAAGATGATTATAACTTCATCGTTCTCTTAGCTGAGAACAGCCATGAAGGTGTTCATGACTTAGAAAATATTGAAGATGAAACCGCGCTTCGGGCAGGTAACCCAACAGCAAACGATCTTTCTTGGGTCATTAATTTTTTACAATCAAGAGCTGGTAATAGCCTGTATCAACAAGTTGGCGATATTTATGCCATGACTAACTTCAATGGTGATACAGAGCTTTTTAATGTTTTTGATGAAAAGTTAGTTGGCACTGATATTTATACCCGCTCAACTAAAGAATATATTAGTGGTATAACTAATGAAGGTTGGGTTTACGGTAATGCGTCAGCACCTTATTTACCGGTAGATTTTACTAATAGTAATGATGAGCAATTAACCTATTGGTTACGTGAATTTACTACGCGTGGTTTTTTCTCTTCGGATGGTGGTGCGAGTATTATTGAAATTATTCCGCCGAGTGAAACCGATTTACCCGAAGAGCAGCGTTTTGGCGGAGAGTCAGCCATATTAGATATCAGCGATTCTCATTTTGCCGTTGGTTATGCTAGTACAAGTATTGATCAAAATGCTATTGATTTTTTTGCTGATGAAACCGGCGGTTGTGCTGATCCTGATGTACTTGATGATTTGCCTTTTAAAGCTTGTGTTCAACAAGTTGTTGAAGAAATTTATAATACAGAAGCAATCAAATGGACCATTGATGAGCAAGGTATCATTACATCAGAAATTTTAGGGCAATTAGTTACTCCGCATGTTGATGACATTCGCGAGTATGTTAATTACGCTCAAGCAATTAATAACCAAGGTGTTGCTGTTGGCTATGCACATGGTTGGGTTGACGAAAATGAAACCAACCCAAGCGCAAGTGAAGCTAGAAGTTTATATGCTGTTGTTTATAAAAATGGTCTAGTTAGCGACTTTACTGAAGATCATGGTAAATATTTTGATTCGCGTGCTTATGATATAAATGACGCGGGTATCGCGGTAGGTCATGTTGCTACCTATGTAAATGGTAACTTACGTACTAAGTTCTATCATGTTGATACTAACGCAGAATCGATGGAAATGATTTTACCAACAGATTTCTTTACTGGTAGTTCGAGTACAGCTCGCTCGATTAATGAAAGCGGTAAAATTGTAGGTGAAGGTGAAGTTGAAACACATAACGACAATACCAGTACGCCAAGAAGAACGCATGCTTTTATTTATGACACTATCAGCAAAACTTTTACTGATTTAAATGACTTTTTAACTTGTGAAACTGATTACACTATTATCGAAGCACGTGCTATTAATGATGATGATGAAATTTCAGCTACCGCATTAATTCGAGTTCCTCGCCATGATTCAAAGGGCGTATTAATGCTTGATGACAAAGGCGAACAGTTATTTGAAGATGTGGTTCGCGCGGTTACTTTACAGCCAATAGCGGGTGAAGTTGAAAACTGTAGTGCTGTTGAAGAAAAAGTTGAACGACGAGGTGCAGGTTTTGGTTTAAGTAGTATTTTCTTGCTAGCACTTGTAGGTTTACGTCGCAGATTTACTTTTAAATTGAGTTAA
- a CDS encoding ATP-binding cassette domain-containing protein codes for MELIRISQGELAFGEDKVLDKTDLSIQTGERICLVGRNGAGKSTLMKVLMGFQVLDDGQILKSNTMQVAMLEQDPPESSDISVFDFIAQGVKENADLIKRYHAIIHDVTEDPSEKNLTKMATIQEQLEVANAWQDEQRIEQVMTTLALNPDDKICDLSGGWLRKLALAKALVTAPDILLLDEPTNHLDIKSVLWLETFLKDFAGTILFISHDRAFIRGVSTRIIDLDRGILKSYPGNYDLYIEQKAHDLQVESQQNSLFDKKLAEEEVWIRQGVKARRTRNEGRVRALEKLRGERQARREVRNQSTMNITQGDRSGKLVFEAEDISIAFDDKVIIKNLDLLITRNDRIAFIGANGTGKSTLIKMIMGNLEATSGKMRSGVNLEVAYFDQHRDALDLKQTVQEIVGEGKQEVIVNGKPRHVLGYLQDFLFSPKRARTPVRALSGGEKNRLLLARLFLRPSNLLILDEPTNDLDIETLELLEEVVANYAGTVILVSHDRDFVNNCVSSCLYFDGTGHISQIVGGYDDVDSYLEHKDKQRQAMAKPIIKAKENENAGKTEHKVAMPAKKKHSFKEKKELEELPGQIDKLENLIAELQEKVNQADFFSQSPEQSNKILNQLAISESKLEVAYARWQELDD; via the coding sequence ATGGAATTAATTCGTATTTCCCAAGGTGAATTAGCCTTTGGTGAAGACAAGGTCCTTGATAAAACGGACTTAAGTATACAAACAGGCGAACGAATTTGTTTAGTCGGTAGAAACGGGGCTGGAAAATCTACATTAATGAAAGTATTAATGGGTTTTCAAGTTTTAGATGATGGCCAGATACTTAAATCTAACACTATGCAAGTAGCTATGTTGGAACAAGATCCACCAGAGTCATCAGATATCAGTGTGTTTGATTTTATAGCTCAAGGCGTGAAAGAAAATGCCGATTTAATTAAACGTTATCATGCGATTATTCATGACGTTACTGAAGACCCATCAGAAAAAAATCTCACTAAAATGGCGACCATTCAAGAACAACTTGAAGTGGCAAACGCTTGGCAGGACGAGCAGCGCATCGAACAAGTGATGACAACGTTAGCTTTAAATCCTGATGATAAAATTTGCGATCTTTCAGGTGGTTGGTTACGAAAGTTAGCATTAGCGAAAGCATTGGTAACGGCTCCTGATATATTACTTTTAGATGAGCCTACTAACCATTTAGATATTAAAAGTGTTTTATGGCTAGAAACATTCTTAAAAGACTTTGCAGGTACCATACTGTTTATTAGTCATGATAGGGCTTTCATCAGGGGCGTATCGACACGTATTATTGATCTTGACCGAGGTATTTTGAAAAGTTACCCAGGTAATTATGATTTATATATCGAGCAAAAAGCCCATGACTTGCAGGTAGAGTCACAGCAAAATTCGTTATTTGATAAAAAGCTTGCTGAAGAAGAAGTTTGGATCAGACAAGGTGTAAAAGCCCGACGCACACGTAACGAAGGTCGAGTAAGAGCACTTGAGAAATTGCGTGGTGAACGTCAAGCTCGTCGTGAAGTTCGTAATCAAAGTACGATGAACATTACGCAAGGTGATCGTTCAGGTAAATTAGTCTTTGAAGCGGAAGATATAAGTATCGCTTTTGATGACAAAGTTATTATTAAAAACTTAGATTTACTTATTACACGTAACGATCGCATTGCTTTTATAGGTGCCAACGGAACAGGTAAATCGACCTTAATAAAAATGATCATGGGCAATCTTGAAGCCACAAGTGGAAAAATGCGCTCAGGGGTTAATCTAGAAGTTGCTTATTTTGACCAACATCGCGATGCCTTAGATCTTAAGCAAACTGTACAAGAGATTGTTGGCGAAGGTAAACAAGAAGTTATAGTGAATGGTAAGCCACGACATGTATTAGGTTATCTACAAGACTTTTTATTCAGTCCTAAACGTGCCCGTACGCCAGTAAGAGCATTATCAGGTGGTGAGAAAAACCGCTTGTTGCTCGCTCGTTTATTTCTGCGCCCAAGTAACTTATTGATTCTAGATGAGCCAACCAATGATTTGGACATAGAAACATTAGAGTTATTAGAAGAAGTCGTTGCAAATTATGCAGGAACGGTTATTTTAGTCAGTCATGATCGTGACTTTGTTAATAACTGTGTAAGTAGTTGTTTATACTTTGATGGAACGGGTCATATCTCACAAATTGTTGGCGGTTATGATGATGTTGATAGTTATCTTGAACATAAAGATAAACAGCGTCAAGCCATGGCAAAGCCGATTATTAAAGCTAAAGAAAATGAAAATGCAGGTAAAACTGAACACAAAGTTGCAATGCCAGCCAAGAAAAAGCATTCTTTCAAAGAAAAAAAAGAGTTAGAAGAATTACCAGGGCAAATCGATAAGCTTGAAAATTTGATTGCAGAGTTACAAGAAAAAGTGAATCAAGCTGATTTTTTTAGTCAAAGCCCAGAGCAAAGTAATAAAATATTGAACCAGTTAGCCATTAGTGAGTCCAAACTCGAAGTTGCCTACGCTAGATGGCAAGAATTAGATGATTAA
- a CDS encoding glutaredoxin family protein has translation MSVKFKLYGSEGCHLCEDALALCMTVMPAAELDVVDIIDDEKLLELYRISIPVLERVSDQEKLFWPFEQKQILELV, from the coding sequence ATGTCGGTAAAATTTAAACTTTATGGCAGCGAAGGCTGTCATTTATGTGAAGACGCTTTAGCATTATGTATGACCGTTATGCCAGCAGCAGAACTTGATGTGGTAGATATTATCGACGATGAAAAGTTACTTGAGCTTTATCGTATCAGTATTCCTGTTTTAGAGCGTGTATCAGATCAAGAAAAATTATTTTGGCCATTCGAACAGAAACAAATTTTGGAGTTAGTGTAG